A window of Romeriopsis navalis LEGE 11480 genomic DNA:
ATCGCCCAACAACTCACAGGCTCAATCCAAGCATTACGCGGCGGCGTCTACAAACCCCGCACATCACCCTACGCTTTCCAGGGCATGGGGACAAATGGGATTGAGATCTTGGCAAGAACGAGCCGCGCATCGGGCCTGCCCGTCGTCACAGAAGTGATGGCAATCCAACAGATTGAGACCCTGGCCAATCAAGTTGATATGCTGCAAGTCGGTAGCCGTAATATGCAAAACTTCGATTTGCTCAAGGCCCTAGGAGAAGTTGATAAGCCTGTTTTACTGAAGCGGGGATTAGCCGCCACGATCGAAGAATTCATCATGGCGGCAGAATATATCGTTAGCCACGGTAATCCCAATGTTGTGTTGTGTGAACGCGGTATTCGCAGCTTCGACAACTACACGCGCAACGTATTGGATTTAGGCGCCGTGTCAGCCCTAAAACATCTGACCCATTTACCCGTAATTGTTGATCCAAGTCATGCCGCAGGACGCCGGGAACTGATTGGGGATCTATCCCGCGCGGCGATCGCCTGTGGCGCAGATGGCTTA
This region includes:
- the aroF gene encoding 3-deoxy-7-phosphoheptulonate synthase, yielding MKNAKLVGKSDLNKKSVVRLNERLSIGDRDILIIGGPCTVESQAQMDTIAQQLTGSIQALRGGVYKPRTSPYAFQGMGTNGIEILARTSRASGLPVVTEVMAIQQIETLANQVDMLQVGSRNMQNFDLLKALGEVDKPVLLKRGLAATIEEFIMAAEYIVSHGNPNVVLCERGIRSFDNYTRNVLDLGAVSALKHLTHLPVIVDPSHAAGRRELIGDLSRAAIACGADGLIIECHPEPDQSVSDAQQALSLPAMAQLVESLRPIATAVGRHLPLSPVQNPALMAA